The Girardinichthys multiradiatus isolate DD_20200921_A chromosome 24, DD_fGirMul_XY1, whole genome shotgun sequence genome has a window encoding:
- the LOC124861421 gene encoding zinc finger protein 271-like, producing the protein MNSGKKSSSLRNIWSKKLEGSRSSNSGRTQQRKRHQMMDDVFQPRLVLPADVKEEAPEEQSPDVDQQEPEPLQIKEEQEELWTSQEGEQLTVKEETDTRFPLTAAPIKNFKEESPEEQSPDMDQQELELHHIKDESERIWASQDGEQLNVKKETDDTRSPLTVVNMKSEEDEEKPLFSQLHQHQTEDRDLPSSISADQIKAEIKVEDCGTAESNRNPDLNTHGCSPNYTETEDSEDEENDVKHHESELKRLSDSETEDSEDDWKESRTPGSDRNTVNKSLSCSDCGGRFANRRSLQSHITCHPRLTSSDCSGNETCFREKKNIDSLTKAQTGSKNFNCGECGKSFNRKQKLSIHIKIHTANKPFGCDVCGKRFNQKTTLNNHIKTHTGEKSFGCDACGKRFNQKSYLNRHIKIHTEEKLFGCDACGKRFNQKSYLNKHRRIHTEDNPFSCDVCGKRFYQTSDLNRHIRIHAEDKPFSGDVCEKRFDQTSNLNKNMRIHIGDKPFGCDACGKKFKQKSNLNKHMKIHIGDKPFGCDACGRRFKQKSNLNKHMRIHAEDKPFRCDVCGKRFAYMSLLNGHMRIHTEDKPFNCDVCGKRFISKSNLNRHIKIHTEDKRCGCDACGKRFAWKSVLNRHMRIHTGDKPFGCDACGKRYYQKSHLNSHMRIHTGDKPFGCDACGKTFAWKSNLDKHMRIHTSDKPFSCDVCGKRFAYKSLLNRHKNIHTEVKPFACDVCGKRFAMKPVLSRHMRIHTGEKPFGCDVCGKTFPSKSNLNNHMRSHTGVKPFSCDACGKRFSQKSHLVKHMRIHTGERPFSCDVCGKRFAYNSVLNIHMRIHTEDKPFGCDVCGKRYALKFSLNIHMRIHTGEKPFGCDACGKRYYQKSHLNSHMRIHTGDKPFSCDVCGKRFAWKSVLDKHMRIHTDERSPLADMLVI; encoded by the exons atgaactctggaaagaagtccagcagcttgaggaacatctggtcaaagaaactggagggaagcaggagctcaaacagcggcaggacgcagcagaggaagagacaccagatgatggatgatgttttccagcccagattag tgctgccagcagatgttaaagaagaggctcctgaagaacagagtcctgatgtGGATCAGCAGGAGCCAGAGCCCCTCcagataaaggaggaacaggaggaactctggaccagtcaggaaggagagcagctcactgtgaaggaggagactgataccaggtttccattaactgcagctcctatcaaga attttaaagaagagtctcctgaagaacagagtcctgatatGGACCAGCAGGAGCTGGAGCTCCACCACATAAAGGACGAAAGTGAAAGAATCTGGGCCAGCCAGGATGGAGAACAACTGAATGTGAAGAAGGAGACTGATGATACCAGGTCTCCATTAACTGTTGTTAATATGAAGAGTGAAGAGGATGAGGAGAAACCTCTGTTCTCTCAGCTTCATCAACATCAGACAGAAGATAGAGATCTTCCAAGCAGCATCTCAGCTGAccagataaaagcagaaattaaagtAGAGGACTGTGGGACAGCAGAATCTAACAGGAACCCAGATCTAAATACTCATGGATGCTCTCCCAACTATACAGAGactgaagacagtgaggatgaagagaatgatgtgaagcatcatgaatctgagcttaaacgcttatcagactctgaaaccgaagacagtgaggatgattggaaggagagcaggacTCCAGGGTCAGACAGAAACACTGTCAACAAATCTTTGAGCTGCTCTGATTGTGGAGGAAGATTTGCTAACAGACGTTCTCTTCAGAGTCACATCACATGTCATCCAAGATTAACGTCTTCAGATTGTTCTGGTAATGAGACGTGTTtcagagagaagaaaaacatagattCACTGACAAAGGCCCAGACAGGTAGTAAAAATTTTAACTGTGGTGAGTGTGGTAAAAGTTTTAACAGGAAACAAAAGCTaagcatacacataaaaatccACACAGCAAACAAACCATTTGGATGTGATGTTTGTGggaaaagatttaaccaaaaaacaactttaaacaaCCATATAAAAACTCACACAGGGGAGAAatcttttggttgtgatgcatgtggaaaaagatttaaccaaaagtcatatttaaacagacacattaaaatccacacagaagaaaaactttttggttgtgatgcatgtggaaagagatttaaccaaaagtcatatttaaacaaacacaggaGAATCCACACAGAAGACAacccctttagttgtgatgtttgtggaaaaagattttaccAAACCTCAGATCTAAACAGACACATTAGAATCCATGCAGAAGACAAACCCTTTAGTGGTGATGTATGTGAAAAAAGATTCGACCAAAcctcaaatttaaacaaaaacatgagaatccacattggagacaaaccttttggttgtgacGCTTGTGGaaagaaatttaaacaaaagtcaaatttaaacaaacatatgAAAATCCACataggagacaaaccttttggttgtgacGCTTGTGGAAGGAGATTTAAACAAaagtcaaatttaaacaaacacatgagaattcacgcAGAAGACAAACCCTTTagatgtgatgtttgtggaaaaaggttTGCTTACATGTCACTTTTAAACggacacatgagaattcacacagaaGACAAACCCTTTaattgtgatgtttgtggaaaaaggtttatctccaagtcaaatttaaacagacacataaaAATCCACACAGAGGACAAACGCTGTGgctgtgatgcatgtggaaaaagatttgcctggaagtcagttttaaacagacacatgagaatccacacaggagacaaaccctttggttgtgatgcatgtggaaagagATATTACCAAAAGTCACATTTGAACAgccacatgagaatccacacaggagacaaaccctttggttgtgatgcctgtggaaaaacatttgcctGGAAGTCAAACTTAGACAAACACATGCGAATCCACACAAgtgacaaaccttttagttgtgatgtttgtggaaaaagatttgcctacaAGTCACTTTTGAACAGACACAAGAATATCCACACAGAAGTCAAACCCTTtgcttgtgatgtttgtggaaaaagatttgcaatGAAGCCAGTTTTAagcagacacatgagaatccacacaggagagaaaccctttggttgtgatgtttgtggaaaaacatttccCTCCAAGTCAAATTTAAACAATCACATGAGAAGCCACACAGGAGTaaaaccctttagttgtgatgcctGTGGGaaaagattttcccagaagtcaCATTTAgttaaacacatgagaatccacacaggagagagaccctttagttgtgatgtttgtggaaaaagatttgcgtacaattcagttttaaacatacacatgagaatccacacagaagacaaaccctttggttgtgatgtttgtgggaaAAGATATGCCTTAAAGTTCAGTTTAAACATAcatatgagaatccacacaggagagaaaccctttggttgtgatgcatgtggaaagagATATTACCAAAAGTCACATTTGAACAgccacatgagaatccacacaggagacaaaccctttagttgtgatgtttgtggaaaaagatttgcctggaagtcagttttagacaaacacatgagaatccacacagacGAGAGAAGCCCTTTGGCTGATATGCTTGTGATATAA